A single genomic interval of uncultured Sphaerochaeta sp. harbors:
- a CDS encoding transaldolase family protein — MKSTYFHRVHQQTKTRFWINNPTMEQAKRAIEEGAIGCTTNPSYVSKLFESEEDMRVVRRMIDLLLPYEKDDSVLASKVQQMMVGRLADLFLPLYRASGGTEGLVTIQGDPFAETDTSLIVKEGLENHEIAENICIKIPVTKWGIEAISTMVEHNIPTMATEVMSLSQTISICEAYQEVSKKNGNTPPFYVTHITGILDDHFKRVIKEQQLSIDEELVRYAGLSIAKKEYEMMKDRGYPGIMIGGGARKLEDFTELVGGDLSITINWKGTAEVLIQQDKEVVDRIDSTLDEQQIQRLCKELPDYQRALETDGMSVEEYYDYGGVELFRTSFQKGWNALLALIAERRGTK; from the coding sequence ATGAAATCTACGTATTTTCACCGTGTGCATCAACAAACCAAAACTCGTTTCTGGATCAACAACCCAACCATGGAACAAGCCAAACGGGCAATAGAAGAAGGTGCAATTGGTTGCACCACCAATCCGAGTTATGTTTCAAAGCTCTTTGAATCAGAAGAGGACATGCGTGTAGTGAGGCGGATGATTGACCTCCTGCTCCCCTATGAGAAGGACGATTCAGTTCTTGCATCCAAGGTTCAGCAGATGATGGTCGGCCGTCTTGCAGATTTGTTCCTCCCCCTCTATAGGGCCAGTGGTGGCACAGAGGGGCTGGTTACCATCCAGGGTGACCCGTTTGCTGAGACAGATACCAGCTTGATTGTAAAGGAAGGGTTGGAGAACCATGAGATTGCTGAGAATATCTGTATAAAGATCCCGGTAACCAAGTGGGGCATCGAGGCAATAAGCACCATGGTGGAGCATAATATCCCCACAATGGCAACAGAGGTTATGAGTCTGAGTCAGACCATTTCCATTTGTGAAGCCTATCAGGAGGTGAGCAAGAAAAATGGAAACACCCCTCCTTTCTATGTCACACACATCACCGGAATCCTGGACGATCATTTCAAACGTGTCATCAAGGAGCAACAGCTTTCCATTGATGAGGAGTTGGTCAGGTATGCTGGGCTCTCCATTGCAAAGAAAGAGTATGAGATGATGAAGGATAGGGGATATCCAGGAATCATGATTGGTGGAGGAGCCAGAAAACTTGAGGACTTCACTGAGCTGGTAGGTGGGGATCTGAGTATCACCATCAATTGGAAGGGAACTGCCGAGGTGTTGATTCAACAGGACAAGGAAGTAGTTGACCGGATAGACAGTACGCTCGATGAACAGCAGATCCAGAGGCTCTGTAAGGAGCTTCCTGACTACCAGAGAGCCCTTGAGACCGATGGTATGTCTGTTGAAGAGTACTACGATTATGGCGGGGTAGAGTTGTTCCGTACCTCATTCCAGAAGGGATGGAATGCCTTGCTTGCCTTGATTGCTGAGAGAAGGGGAACCAAATAA